CCTTCTTTGCCTTCTCTTAGGGTTGTCATCGGCTTCTCTCTTATCAGCTTTCTGTCTCTAAGCTTCTGCAGGTGATGGGTCCTCTGCCGGTCGCCATTTCTGCTCCACCAGCTGCGGATTCGATTCACATGAGGCTACCTCCAAGATGGGTTTCAGCTGAGGCTGTCCAGAGCGTCGCCAGGGAGGCGGCGGAGAGGATTCTGGCCGCTGAGCGGAAGGCCTGGAGGTTCCAGAGGGACGTCGATGCTGTGAGGGAGGAGGCGCTGATGATGCTGGTACGCTTGAAGCAGACGATGGACTTGAAGGTGGGAGGTGGTTGGTCTTCCTAGATTTTTCCTATTTGGGTTTCTCTGcgagttctttttctttttggtgcttTTTTAGTTGGTAGGCTGCAGTTTTGTATCGATGGTTGACGAGGTTTCTTGTTAGCCTTTTTTGTGATGATGGTGCTTCGTGcccttttttgtgcttttgttgATTTTTGTGGTTGACGGTTTAAAAGTTTCAGTTTGTCTAATGAACAGAATTGTTGCTTAACTTGCTTGATCGTTGTAGAACATCTTGAGTTGCTTGCTTTGCAAAGTGGGATATTGGGTTTGTTATCGTCATGATTTGATCTATTGGATTGTTTGTCGGCCTTTTCTTGCCTTGTTCGAGTACAATTATCTCTTCTAATGCTGATCATGTTTCGGCCTTGAAtggttctctttctctttgttgaCGACGGCAAAACTCTGGCATTTGGATCGTCCAATTTTGGTTTGCTAGCTAGATAATGATAATAGTTTGCCAAGTGGGTTATTATTTTGATTGCTGTAATGTCCTCTGCTTTTTGTGTCACAATTGTTTATGACATTTAGTACCGATGGGGATGTATTACTTGCTGGTTTAGCGAGGGTTCCTTAATTGAGCCTGCAAGTAACGTGCCTTGAAACATATGTGGATTTGGTTTCTGAACGCAAGCCAATGGTTGTGAAAGAATGAGCTGCGACAGCATTGATGGTCCTTACCGGAATGGTTATATTTCCAGCTATAACCGTGATGAAGGAAATGATAGTTTTAGATGGAGAGGGGACGAAAGATGAGAGGATTGCTTTCCCCTTTTATATGTGAAATTTGGTAGGTAATGACGTTGGAGAgatctttttagtttttaacgtCTAAGCAAGAGTAAAGCTGTTATAAAAAGGGAGTCAGAATCCTTTGACATTGCCTTGCATagcaacaaaatcaaattcaggAAATAGCATTGTGCTTTTAGCTGGTTAGAACGGAGTGGCCAgccttttaagttttaagacCCTGATTCATATTATGCGCTGAATGATATGACGAAGATAGAGCTGGAAGAGATATCATCAGAATGTCAGAAATCTTGTAATGATCCTTAATTACCTTCCTGCTAGGTGCTTTCTACCATATTTTGCAAGCTTTTGATTTCAAATCAAACCCAATATGAAATTGACAAATGACAACCATCTCAGACTGTCTTGGTCTGGTGCATGAAACTGTCATAAAATTACAGGGCGAACTTGCTTCCTTTTCCAAGTGTGATTGTAAACATGTGCTACATATGTACCCATGATACATTTATCAGGTTGATTTACTTATCACCGATCTGGTTATGGTGTCTGGTTGTGTTTGTATACGTAATTTAGTTTATCTTCATTGTGGATATATAATTTTGATTGAAACATTACCTGCTAAGCTTTCCCTTAGATCCTTTTGTTAACATCTGTTGTTTGGGTAATTGGTCATTAATCTAGTCCAGATTCTTAGTTTGCTTTCTGTCCTAAAGCTTTCTGATGGCTAAACTGTGTGAAGTTttccttattatttttttgcttcttcatgtCTATAtacttttgcttcttttttgtcatttagaGAAAGTGAGATGTTTATCTAGAGGTTCACCAAGTATTAGTTTATCCTTCTAATAGTGGAGTGTGAATCTAGTTTATTAGTTTATCCTGCTAATAGTGAGAGTGAAGCTAGTTTATTAGATTATCCTGCTAATAGTGGAGACTGAAGCTTgcatgtattgaagattgtgagttCCGTTCTTATTGGTTGGATAATGTACAATTTAGCAGTCAAAGGTAAGATTCTGTTTAGCTGATTATTCTGAATCTGTTTAAAGATTGCATGCTATAGCTTGTAAGAGTCCTCCTTCAACTTAGGTACTGTTTTCTTTGAAGATCTTATGCTGGAAAATTATAAATTTGTGTATCATCTGTATTGTTATCCTTGTTAAGCATATTGCTTTGAAATCTTATCAATTGTTTTGTGGATTTAATATGGAGTTTTGTTGTGtattaattctctctctctctctccccccttttTCATCTTAGAGTGCCTGTTGTAACCATCTATAGAATTTGGTGCTTACTTCTGATGTTTCTATTTATTTTGATTGCTCTTTGGTTCTTGTATCCATTGCTCCCTGACTTATATTTTCGGTGCAAAACTTACTAGCCATTTTGCAGCTTGttttcatgaattttatgtGCACATGCAGATGTCCTTTTTACTTCTTGTTCTTACTTATGCCAACCTTCCACCTCTATATACATGCACATTGATATAActgctatttttttttgtcgtttttTGAAATTAGTTTCAAGTAGTTTGGTGGCTTGAGTAAATATATGATGACATAGTATGGGTGCTTAAATGTATTTCAGCTTTTAGCATTCAAAAAGCTTTACTAATGAGCGTCATCATTAAACCAAGCTGCACTGAGAATGgcagtagaaaaagaaaagccataAAAAGTATTGCAGAAACTTATATGAATCTCATTGTGCTTTATTTCCTTCAATGCTATTAATGCCTTATAATTGTCTAACTAACATCATTGCATTCCCAGATTGCTGAAGCAGAAAAGGCATCATTCATTCAGAGCAGAAGGATTAAGGAACTTGAGTCTCAGCTAATGGAAGCAGAAGATACAATACAAAATCTTAGAAATGAATTGAATAGATCCTCTGGAGAGTGTGGGAAGAAAAATGTCATTCGGGAGGCATCAGATCCACATGTTTTAGCAACAAATGCCACTTCTTTTCAATCTGCTTGTAATGGAGACAAATTCAAATCATCAGTTTCTGTTTGTTCCCAAAGTGAACCACTCCCACTGTCTGAATACAAGGGCATGGATTTCAGATTGTCAAATGACTCCCAGCAAGAAATGTTTGGAAATTCAACAGTACAGAGTAGTGCATCCTTAGAAAACTTTAATGCATGCAACCCAGACTTAGCAGCAATTATTTTGAGATGTAAAGAAACAGAATCATATAGGAATGGATGTACTCAAAGAATTCGTGCATTTGAGAAGAACCTACTTGCTGAACGTTGGCCTCGttctgaaaaaaatattaatgggTACTCCCTTGGAAAGAATGGCATTGATGCAACTGGTGCCCTAGAACAATCTTTTGCTCTTTCATCTGCCATGAATAAGGAAaatgaagcaggaattgaggaTGTGAACAACCTGACACAAGCTAGGGACATGGTGCACATTGAGGGCCACACTGAGAAGAAAGAAGCTGGTAAGTCAGCACATTGCTCTTCTTTAAGAAATAGTGTCTGTCAGAATAtccttttgacaaaattttacTTGCTCAACTTCACTTCACTAGCCAATTTTCTCGAAGTGTAACGAGTCAGGTGCTAGTGATGCATTAGATGAAaacattttgacaaaaattacCAATGAATTTGCTAACGAGTCTAACTTACAACCAACATCCACTGACGGGGATAAAGAAGTCACTGATGAGTCTGACATGTATGTGTTGTATTGTCAGGTGATGACTGCTATGTGGAGGAAGGCAAAGACCTGGAAGAGCATACTAATTTATCTGCTGATGTTGATTCCCTAAGCAGTGGACATGATTGCATTCCCTTGTCCTCAGCTCTAAACATGGCTGACAAAGCAATTCAATGTGAAGACAGCAGTGTGAATGCGTTGGCTGAAAATGGAAATATTCATAGCAACACAGAAAAACAGGAAATGAATTATGGTCCGGCACTCAGCAAGCCAGATTCTGAAGCTGCAAATGATCTGGATGATTCCACTACAATAGAGACCATCATGAAATCCAATTCATTGCAGAACTCTTATGTGAACGAAAGGCATTCTGAACCTCCTAATGCCCCTGCCCGACCTGTGAATGATAAGCTTCTCAAGTACACATTTCATAGGAAACGCAAAAGGGAAGTATCATGTAACAAGCCTGAAAATATTGTTGAGGAAAAGAAACCATGTTCAAGGAAGAGGACAGCTAGAAGACCTCGTAGTATGCACAAGCCATGTGGCTCTAGCACAGTGATGGAGTCATCTCGGGATAGCAGGCGACTGGTGCAGGTTGCTCGTCAGGTTTCTACCTTCTCTTTGTCCTAAACACTAGTTATTATAATTGC
Above is a window of Nymphaea colorata isolate Beijing-Zhang1983 chromosome 8, ASM883128v2, whole genome shotgun sequence DNA encoding:
- the LOC116259661 gene encoding uncharacterized protein LOC116259661, with protein sequence MEEAEVMGPLPVAISAPPAADSIHMRLPPRWVSAEAVQSVAREAAERILAAERKAWRFQRDVDAVREEALMMLVRLKQTMDLKIAEAEKASFIQSRRIKELESQLMEAEDTIQNLRNELNRSSGECGKKNVIREASDPHVLATNATSFQSACNGDKFKSSVSVCSQSEPLPLSEYKGMDFRLSNDSQQEMFGNSTVQSSASLENFNACNPDLAAIILRCKETESYRNGCTQRIRAFEKNLLAERWPRSEKNINGYSLGKNGIDATGALEQSFALSSAMNKENEAGIEDVNNLTQARDMVHIEGHTEKKEAGDDCYVEEGKDLEEHTNLSADVDSLSSGHDCIPLSSALNMADKAIQCEDSSVNALAENGNIHSNTEKQEMNYGPALSKPDSEAANDLDDSTTIETIMKSNSLQNSYVNERHSEPPNAPARPVNDKLLKYTFHRKRKREVSCNKPENIVEEKKPCSRKRTARRPRSMHKPCGSSTVMESSRDSRRLVQVARQLISLSGRRW